A window of Ranitomeya variabilis isolate aRanVar5 chromosome 2, aRanVar5.hap1, whole genome shotgun sequence contains these coding sequences:
- the LOC143809693 gene encoding uncharacterized protein LOC143809693 isoform X2, whose translation MSSSDSSHEEFLPGPSEVEHVSESSSSTAAETGQEQRSQGPVERRQRVSQREDDLIENDLLISLVQERVPLWDTRDLLHSNNITIRRLWNEVAKEMWDGWDNAPTCVRNAFGKYCTAV comes from the exons atgtcttcttcggattcttcccatgaggagtttcttcctgggccgtctgaagtcgagcatgtcagtgag agctcttcttctactgcggcagagacagggcaggagcagcggagtcaaggtccggtggaaagacggcagcgg gtttcacaacgggaggatgatcttattgagaatgacctcctcatctcgctggtccaggagcgagtaccattgtgggacacccgggatctactgcactcaaacaacatcacgatccggcgcttatggaatgaggtggccaaagagatgtgggatggctgggacaacgccccgacatgtgtccgaaatgcatttggtaagtattgcactgcagtgtga
- the LOC143809693 gene encoding uncharacterized protein LOC143809693 isoform X1: MDVSHSLLNARIQEVSKSLDQVKADLQRPAHHFFNQIEQGMSEHLTPDLQLSVMQACNAAYVQAMQQSRYFQQTVSAYPPVPSLSRLTSMPTSAAYHCTATSIPSSAGHHYSTTTMPSAVGYPTTTTMTTAAWTSSTDTTMQQDPGMAFRTATTTMQQDPGMAFRTATTTMQQDPGMAFRTATTTMQQDPGMAFRSTSAMDSGMAFRSTSAMDSGMAAHSTSTKVSGIAARATSAMDSGMAARSTSTMDADAVQPDPDRSPTTTPRHMSPPRPPTTRQSPKKTEKKNRGLLAFLPFTSQCVCNVRFVSPFQCVSSLSCVKPHPRTTRPQ, encoded by the coding sequence atggatgtttcacatagcctcttgaatgcacgtatccaggaggtcagcaaaagccttgaccaagtgaaagctgacctccagaggccagcacatcatttttttaaccaaattgagcagggcatgtcggaacaccttactcctgatctccagctgagtgtcatgcaggcatgcaatgctgcttatgtgcaggctatgcagcagagtcggtatttccagcagacagtgtcggcatatccacctgtgccttcactgtcacgattgacctcaatgccgacctctgctgcataccactgcacggccacctcaattcctagcagtgccggacaccactacagcaccaccaccatgccgagtgcagttggatatcccaccaccaccaccatgacaaccgctgcttggacctcctccactgacaccacgatgcagcaggaccctggcatggccttccgtaccgccaccaccacgatgcagcaggaccctggcatggccttccgtaccgccaccaccacgatgcagcaggaccctggcatggccttccgtaccgccaccaccacgatgcagcaggaccctggcatggccttccgctctacaagcgctatggactctggcatggccttccgctctacgagcgctatggactctggcatggctgcacactctacaagCACTAAGGTCTCTGGCATTGCTGCACgcgctacgagcgctatggactctggcatggctgcacgctctacgagcactatggacgctgacgcagtgcagccggaccctgacaggtcacccacaaccacgccacgccatatgagcccaccaagacctcccacaaccaggcaatccccaaaaaaaacagaaaaaaaaaacagaggactcttagcattcctccccttcacctcccaatgtgtctgtaatgttaggtttgtctcacccttccagtgcgtctcaagcctctcatgtgtcaagccccatccccgaactaccagaccccagtag